The Bacillaceae bacterium IKA-2 DNA window GTCTAAAACGGTCGCTCTATCACCGATTGTTACCGATGCGTTAAATGGGGAAATAGATGATCTGGTTTTACAAGAGTACATTGAAAAAATTAGACAGGCTACTGATGCCCTTTTTATTGTTGTTCTTGATATGGACAGAATTAGAAAAACACATCCACTTCAAGAGCAAGTAGGTAAACAATTTGTTGGTGGTGATGAAGAACCTGCTTTTCGAGGGATTGAAAATATTACTATTGCTGAAGGGACATTAGGCTTTTCATTACGATATTTCACGCCTGTATATAACGATGAAGGAGATCAAATTGGGGTAGTCGTAGTAGGAGTATTGCTAGAAGATGTGAAAAGTACTGTAACAGATAATCGAGCTATACTTATTATTGGAACTTTTCTAAGCTTTTTAATAGGAATTATCGGAGCAATCTTTTTATCGAAAAAAATCAAAGATATCCTCTTTGGAATGGAGCCTGCCGAGATTGCAAAGCTATTAGAAGAAAGAAGTGCTATGCTTCACTATGCAAGAGAGGGAATTGTTGCTGTCGATTTAGATAGAAAGATTACCCTTATTAATAGTGAAGGAGAACGCTTATTTAAAAAAATTAATCATTGTCAGGGCTATTACCTCGGTAAAGAAATTGATGAAATACTTCCAAACTCTCGAATGAATAAAATACTTAAAACAGGAATTTCTGAACTAGATCATGAGATAGCCTATAATGGAATAAATTTAGTAGTAAATCGTGTTCCTATCTATGTAGATAACAAAATTGTTGGTGCAGTAGCAACTTTTCGGAATAAGACAGAATTAAAAAAGATGGCCGAAGAACTAACTGGCGTAAAAGTATACGCTAGTGCATTAAGGTCTCAGACACACGAATTTATGAATAAATTGCATGTCATTTTAGGTATGGTTCACATGAAGAGCTACGATGAACTAGTCGACTTTGTTAGAAAAACTACAAATAATATCCAAACAGATGTTGGTTATATCACGAAACATATTAAAGACCCTATTTTGGCAGGGTTTATCCTCGGAAAACTAAGCTATGCAAGAGAGCGTGATGCACAGTTACAGTTTAAAAAGGATTGTCATATTCCAGTTGCCAAAAATTCTGATGATACACATGAATTGATTACAATTTTAAGTAATTTAATAGATAATGCTTTAGATGCAGTTCAAGGCTGCTCTACAAAACGAATTGAAGTTTGTTTCAAATTTATAGATAGCTTAATCTATCTTCGTGTTCGTGATACTGGTGTTGGAATTTCCGAAGAGCAGCTAGAAGAAATTTTCAAAAAAAATTACACTACAAAAGGTGAAGAACGAGGAATGGGGTTGTATCTTATTCAACAGAGCTTAGAAAGAATAAATGGAAAAATAGTTGTTATTTCTGAAGAAGGAATAGGGACGACGATAGATGTTGAAATTCCATTTCAAGCCGAGGAGTGATACCGTGCTAATAAAAGTATTAATTGTTGAAGATGATCCTATGGTTGCAGAATTCAATCGGCGTTACTTAGAAAAAATTGATGGTTATGAATTAGTAGAAATTGCAACGAATGTGAATGATGCAATCGAAATACTAAACCAGAAAACGGTTGATTTAATATTATTGGATATTTATATGCCAAATAAAACTGGCTGGGATTTACTTACAAAAATTAGAAGTTGTGCAAAAGCGGTTGATATTATTGTTATTTCAGCAGCATGTGACAATGAAAGTATTCAAAAAGCATTACGATTTGGTGTAGTTGACTATTTAATAAAGCCATTTGAATTTGAACGATTTTGTACAGCGCTAAATGACTATAAAGTCGATAAATCTATCATCGATAACCAATCTAAACTGCGTCAAGAAGATTTGGATAATCAATTTTTTAATAAAAATTCTAAGCAGGGGATGCTTCAAGAATTACCGAAGGGATTAACGGAAAATACGTTAAAATTAGTTTTGCGTCATGTGAAAACAATCGAAATATCACCATTTTCTACAGAAGAATTATCCCGAAAAACTGGAATTTCGAGGGTTTCTTTACGGAAATATTTAAACTTTATGAATGAAATTAATGTGTTAGAAATAGAGGTTGTTTATGGGACCGTTGGTAGGCCAGTTTATAAGTATCGATTGCTTTCGGATAATGATGAAATGATAAAAAGTTATTTAAAATAATCGATTATTTTCTTTACAACACCTTATTGCTAATTTAATTATCTTCATAAAAAGCAAAGATATT harbors:
- the dcuS gene encoding DcuS/MalK family sensor histidine kinase, with protein sequence MVFEKFPLRAKIIFLVFCVVILALFVNNYLTSSSIEKITISNIEGKASDVSKTVALSPIVTDALNGEIDDLVLQEYIEKIRQATDALFIVVLDMDRIRKTHPLQEQVGKQFVGGDEEPAFRGIENITIAEGTLGFSLRYFTPVYNDEGDQIGVVVVGVLLEDVKSTVTDNRAILIIGTFLSFLIGIIGAIFLSKKIKDILFGMEPAEIAKLLEERSAMLHYAREGIVAVDLDRKITLINSEGERLFKKINHCQGYYLGKEIDEILPNSRMNKILKTGISELDHEIAYNGINLVVNRVPIYVDNKIVGAVATFRNKTELKKMAEELTGVKVYASALRSQTHEFMNKLHVILGMVHMKSYDELVDFVRKTTNNIQTDVGYITKHIKDPILAGFILGKLSYARERDAQLQFKKDCHIPVAKNSDDTHELITILSNLIDNALDAVQGCSTKRIEVCFKFIDSLIYLRVRDTGVGISEEQLEEIFKKNYTTKGEERGMGLYLIQQSLERINGKIVVISEEGIGTTIDVEIPFQAEE
- a CDS encoding response regulator translates to MLIKVLIVEDDPMVAEFNRRYLEKIDGYELVEIATNVNDAIEILNQKTVDLILLDIYMPNKTGWDLLTKIRSCAKAVDIIVISAACDNESIQKALRFGVVDYLIKPFEFERFCTALNDYKVDKSIIDNQSKLRQEDLDNQFFNKNSKQGMLQELPKGLTENTLKLVLRHVKTIEISPFSTEELSRKTGISRVSLRKYLNFMNEINVLEIEVVYGTVGRPVYKYRLLSDNDEMIKSYLK